The sequence below is a genomic window from Patescibacteria group bacterium.
CTTCCAACTCCCTGATTTGGGCAACAAACTTTTCATTAATTTCTGTTACTTTTGCCAGGTTTTTAACCACCTCATTCACATTAGCTTTAAACTCATCAATCGCAGGTGCTAATCTCTGGGCTTTATTTTTTTCTGCTAAAAAGCTTAAATCAGCCAATCTTCTATTAGCTAAAAGCAAGCTTAACCCTGGCTTTTGATCTTCAGAAGAAAACATAATCTGGCCTTTTTCAGCAATCTTCTTTAAATAAAACAATGATTCACCAGGTAAAGCATTCTGGACTTGAAATATAGCTAACAATAAAAACAAGCAAAACACACCAGCATAAACTGGTTTCAAGTTCACAAATAAACCAAACCTTGGATCTTCTCCTAAAATCTGTTTTTTAGTTGATAGAACAAATTGTTTTTCGGGTTTGATTTGG
It includes:
- a CDS encoding DUF5667 domain-containing protein, which codes for MNEIKLVRELKKLNQIKPEKQFVLSTKKQILGEDPRFGLFVNLKPVYAGVFCLFLLLAIFQVQNALPGESLFYLKKIAEKGQIMFSSEDQKPGLSLLLANRRLADLSFLAEKNKAQRLAPAIDEFKANVNEVVKNLAKVTEINEKFVAQIRELEETKQEVERVLATKIETQEFDDALADLVQQQIEYLGQRTLNEEDLEILEQIKELFEKQEYSESLIRILDLNHN